Proteins found in one Primulina eburnea isolate SZY01 chromosome 16, ASM2296580v1, whole genome shotgun sequence genomic segment:
- the LOC140817485 gene encoding cytochrome P450 704B1: protein MEEEGSLARIFVVLCCMLASWIFIHRLKQRNVKGPKTWPFLGASIEQLMNYDRMHDWLVEYLAKSRTVVVPMPFMTYTYIADPANVEHVLKTNFSNYPKGEVYHSYMEVLLGDGIFNVDGELWRKQRKTASFEFASKNLRDFSTVVFREYSLKLCAILSQSAHNNQKVDMQELLMRMTLDSICKVGFGVEIGTLAPDLPDNQFAKAFDTANMIVTLRFIDPLWKAKKFFNIGSESVLDQSIKTIDDFTYSVIRTRKAEIDEAKGNNKDDKIKHDILSRFVELSKDPESNMTEKSLRDVVLNFVIAGRDTTATTLAWATYMIMTHETVAKKLYLELKKLEEDRAKEEGITLNNYHKEDQESFDQRAAQFAGLLNYDSLGKLYYLHAVITETLRLYPAVPQDPKGISEDDVLPDGTKVKAGGMVTYVPYSMGRMEYNWGADAASFNPERWLKDGIFQNISPFKFTAFQAGPRICLGKDSAYLQMKMALAILCRFYEFKLVPGHTVKYRMMTILSMADGLKLKVSRRPEVS from the exons ATGGAAGAAGAGGGAAGCCTTGCAAGAATCTTTGTAGTGCTTTGTTGCATGTTGGCTTCATGGATTTTCATCCACAGATTGAAGCAGAGGAACGTAAAAGGTCCCAAAACATGGCCGTTCTTAGGAGCTTCCATCGAACAGCTGATGAATTACGACAGGATGCACGATTGGCTGGTCGAGTATTTGGCCAAGTCAAGAACAGTAGTGGTGCCAATGCCGTTCATGACGTATACATACATTGCAGATCCAGCCAATGTGGAGCATGTGCTGAAAACAAACTTCAGTAACTATCCAAAG GGTGAAGTGTATCATTCATATATGGAAGTCCTGCTAGGAGATGGCATTTTCAATGTTGATGGGGAGCTCTGGAGAAAACAAAGGAAGACAGCTAGCTTTGAATTTGCTTCCAAAAATTTGAGGGATTTCAGTACAGTGGTTTTCAGAGAATATAGCCTAAAACTTTGTGCAATTCTAAGTCAATCAGCTCACAATAACCAGAAAGTAGACATGCAG GAACTTTTGATGAGGATGACTCTTGACTCGATATGTAAGGTTGGATTTGGAGTGGAAATAGGCACTTTGGCTCCAGATTTACCAGACAATCAGTTTGCAAAGGCCTTTGATACAGCAAACATGATAGTGACTCTTAGATTCATTGACCCTTTGTGGAAAGCAAAGAAGTTCTTTAACATTGGATCAGAATCAGTGCTCGATCAAAGCATTAAAACGATCGATGATTTTACATACTCTGTCATCAGGACAAGGAAGGCAGAAATAGATGAAGCCAAAGGGAATAATAAAGATGACAAG ATCAAGCATGACATACTTTCAAGATTCGTTGAACTGAGTAAAGATCCCGAGAGTAATATGACCGAAAAAAGCCTCAGAGATGTTGTCCTAAATTTTGTTATCGCCGGTCGTGATACAACTGCGACAACTCTTGCATGGGCGACCTATATGATAATGACTCACGAGACAGTAGCCAAGAAACTTTACTTAGAATTAAAAAAACTAGAAGAAGATCGAGCAAAAGAAGAAGGTATCACATTAAACAATTATCACAAAGAGGATCAAGAATCTTTCGACCAAAGAGCAGCACAATTTGCAGGGCTTTTGAACTATGACTCATTGGGAAAACTGTACTACTTGCACGCTGTGATAACAGAAACACTTCGATTATACCCAGCCGTTCCTCAG GATCCAAAAGGGATTTCAGAGGACGATGTTTTACCAGATGGAACCAAAGTAAAGGCCGGAGGCATGGTGACATATGTCCCGTACTCAATGGGAAGAATGGAGTACAATTGGGGCGCAGATGCAGCTTCATTCAACCCTGAGAGATGGCTCAAAGACGGAATCTTCCAAAATATATCTCCTTTCAAATTCACTGCATTCCAG GCAGGACCAAGGATATGCCTAGGGAAGGACTCTGCATATCTACAGATGAAGATGGCACTCGCCATTTTGTGTAGATTCTATGAATTCAAATTGGTTCCAGGGCACACAGTGAAATACAGGATGATGACAATTCTATCCATGGCGGACGGATTGAAACTTAAAGTTTCAAGACGCCCAGAAGTTTCTTGA